DNA sequence from the Bacilli bacterium genome:
CGATGAATACGAACTGCTGAATGAGTTGTACAGGCAGATGTTTATCGTGGCGTATTCCAAGGTCAATAACAAATCCGACGCGTTGGATATTGTTCAGGAGTCGTGGTTAAAAATTTTGCTGAAACTCGACAGTTTAAAAGACAGGGACAAGTTGCTGCATTGGGCCAAGGCAATAGTCTCCAATACCGCGGTAAATTTCATTAAACGCAAGCAATTTATGAAGTGGGTCGCGTTCCAGACCGAGACGCCCCAGTCGCGGGAGTTCATTGTCGATGCGCAAATGGAAGAGCGGTTTCGCCGCAAGGAGTTGTATGACAGCATCGCCAAGCTGGATGAAGAAACGGGCAAAATGCTGATT
Encoded proteins:
- a CDS encoding sigma-70 family RNA polymerase sigma factor, whose product is MKWSHFLDMEQMNETDEYELLNELYRQMFIVAYSKVNNKSDALDIVQESWLKILLKLDSLKDRDKLLHWAKAIVSNTAVNFIKRKQFMKWVAFQTETPQSREFIVDAQMEERFRRKELYDSIAKLDEETGKMLICKYYYGFKDKDIAEALDFPVGTVKARIHRAKDRLRTLLTDE